One uncultured Alphaproteobacteria bacterium genomic region harbors:
- a CDS encoding putative D-aminopeptidase (Evidence 3 : Function proposed based on presence of conserved amino acid motif, structural feature or limited homology) translates to MKVYICADIEGTAGVVSPQQCAAGNPEYERARLLMTEEINAAIAGAAEAGADDIVVNDAHGSMINLLPDRLDPRARAIQGKPKPFNMFAGLADGTAAILCTGFHAPAGDFGVLAHTTSSLSFRAVELDGRRMSEAALYGAYAGERGIPVAMIAGDDVCAAHCAEWFPLAERVTTKRALGNRAAESLHPAAARAAIHAAAARALARVRGIPPLRLETPRELVLDLTGTALADLIATIPGTDRLDPTRVRLPVASAADAVRWVNVAAAMAAALR, encoded by the coding sequence ATGAAAGTCTACATCTGCGCCGACATCGAAGGCACCGCCGGCGTGGTGTCGCCGCAGCAGTGCGCGGCGGGCAACCCGGAATACGAACGGGCGCGCCTGCTGATGACCGAGGAGATCAACGCCGCGATCGCGGGCGCCGCCGAGGCCGGGGCCGACGACATCGTCGTCAACGACGCCCACGGCTCGATGATCAACCTGTTGCCCGACCGCCTCGACCCCCGCGCCCGCGCGATCCAGGGCAAGCCCAAGCCGTTCAACATGTTCGCCGGTCTGGCCGACGGCACCGCGGCGATCCTCTGCACCGGCTTCCACGCTCCGGCGGGCGATTTCGGCGTGCTCGCGCACACCACCAGCAGCCTGTCGTTCCGCGCCGTCGAACTCGACGGGCGGCGGATGAGCGAGGCGGCTCTCTACGGCGCCTACGCGGGCGAACGCGGCATCCCGGTGGCGATGATCGCGGGCGACGACGTCTGCGCCGCCCACTGCGCCGAGTGGTTTCCCCTCGCCGAACGGGTGACGACCAAGCGCGCCCTCGGCAACCGCGCCGCCGAATCCCTCCATCCCGCCGCCGCGCGCGCGGCGATCCACGCCGCCGCCGCCCGCGCCCTGGCGCGGGTGCGCGGAATTCCGCCGCTGCGCCTCGAAACTCCGCGCGAACTGGTGCTCGATCTCACCGGCACGGCCCTCGCCGACCTCATCGCCACGATCCCGGGCACGGACCGCCTCGATCCGACCCGCGTGCGCCTGCCGGTTGCAAGCGCCGCCGACGCGGTGCGCTGGGTCAACGTCGCCGCCGCGATGGCGGCGGCACTGCGCTAA
- the iaaA gene encoding isoaspartyl dipeptidase with L-asparaginase activity (Evidence 2a : Function of homologous gene experimentally demonstrated in an other organism; PubMedId : 15159592, 20508248, 3045084, 7984428; Product type e : enzyme), which produces MSASPILALHGGAGTIPAATLTPELTDAYHDGIRTALAAGHAVLKSGGTALDAVTRTVIALEENPLFNAGRGAVYTTAETHEMDAAVMDGATGRAGAVAGLCGPRNPVLAARAVMEKSPHVFLAGEGAMRFCHEAGLEFMDPAWFGTERRLDALRQEMARRASGAADTRSDADRHGTVGAVALDRHGNLAAATSTGGITGKTPGRVGDSPVIGAGTWADNATCAISATGQGELFIRVAAAHEIAARMRWGGQSLEAAADDVVNRVLAPIGGSGGLIALDAHGHVALPFNCEGMYRGVVGADDLARSAIHREDWRSGRL; this is translated from the coding sequence GTGTCCGCATCTCCGATCCTCGCGCTGCACGGCGGCGCCGGAACCATTCCCGCCGCCACCCTGACGCCGGAACTCACCGACGCCTATCACGACGGCATCCGCACCGCCCTCGCCGCCGGGCACGCGGTGCTGAAATCGGGCGGCACCGCGCTCGACGCGGTGACCCGGACGGTGATCGCGCTCGAGGAGAACCCGCTGTTCAACGCCGGGCGCGGCGCGGTCTACACCACCGCAGAAACCCACGAGATGGACGCCGCGGTGATGGACGGCGCGACCGGCCGCGCCGGGGCGGTGGCCGGGCTGTGCGGGCCGCGCAACCCGGTTCTCGCGGCCCGCGCGGTGATGGAAAAGTCGCCCCACGTGTTCCTCGCGGGCGAAGGCGCGATGCGCTTCTGCCACGAGGCGGGGCTGGAATTCATGGACCCCGCGTGGTTCGGCACCGAGCGCCGCCTCGACGCGCTGCGGCAGGAGATGGCGCGGCGCGCCTCCGGAGCCGCCGACACCCGCAGCGACGCCGACCGCCACGGCACCGTCGGCGCGGTGGCGCTGGACCGCCACGGCAACCTCGCCGCCGCCACCTCGACCGGCGGCATCACCGGCAAGACTCCGGGGCGCGTCGGCGACAGCCCGGTGATCGGCGCTGGCACCTGGGCCGACAACGCCACCTGCGCGATCTCCGCCACCGGCCAGGGCGAGTTGTTCATCCGCGTCGCCGCCGCGCACGAAATCGCCGCGCGGATGCGCTGGGGCGGCCAGAGCCTCGAAGCCGCCGCCGACGACGTGGTCAACCGCGTGCTTGCGCCGATCGGCGGGTCGGGCGGACTGATCGCGCTCGACGCGCACGGCCACGTCGCCCTGCCGTTCAACTGCGAGGGCATGTATCGCGGCGTGGTCGGCGCCGACGATCTCGCCCGCAGCGCGATCCACCGCGAGGACTGGCGCTCCGGCCGCCTCTAG
- a CDS encoding Pyruvate dehydrogenase E1 component-like protein — protein sequence MVDGTERLGILKAVEKEILWLACWMIHNANHLREKGEVKVGGHQASCASMAAIMTALYFHALRPEDRVAVKPHGGPLFHAIQYLMGRQSREKLEAFRGFGGAQSYPSRTKDGADVDFSTGSVGLGVAVTAFASLIQDYLAAKPWARRAPLGRMVALVGDAELDEGNIYECLQEGWKHNLRNVWWVIDYNRQSLDGVVREGLWQRIEAIFRGFGWEVVILKYGALQRAAFAEPGGERLRQWIDACPNPLYSALCFQGGAAWRKRLAAEIGAEIAPLLDRRSDDELAALMADLGGHCLETLIDAFDAVDHDRPTVFLAYTVKGWGTPLAGHKDNHAGLMTPAQMAAFQASLGVPEGREWDPFAIPGDTPAVRAALAAAPFFRSGARRFAAAKVAAPELAVPDDRTISTQAGFGKILDALAAGDAPLAGRIVTASPDVTVSTNLGPWVNRRGLFAREPRVDTFREEHLPSTQKWGFSPSGQHLELGISEMNLFLLLGAAGLSHSLFGERLLPVGTLYDPFVARGLDALNYACYQDARFLVVGTPSGVALAPEGGAHQSIAQPLIGISQDGLAAFEPAFVDELAVILAWAFDYLQRDGEGDRDERTWLRDETGGSVYLRLSTRPLEQPTRRADAAFRQGVIDGAYWLREPGPNADVVLVYQGAVAPEVIAAAGRIGEARRDIGVLAVTSADRLNAGWTAAQRARRRGRSGARGHIETLLAPLPAHCTLVTAIDGHPATLAWLGAVAGHRTVPLGVEHFGQCGTIADLYRHYGIDAAGIARTVAGLTPGRAINARPQRFDVAG from the coding sequence ATGGTCGACGGAACGGAACGTCTCGGCATCCTCAAGGCGGTCGAGAAGGAGATTCTCTGGCTCGCCTGCTGGATGATCCACAACGCCAACCACCTGCGCGAGAAGGGCGAGGTCAAGGTCGGCGGGCATCAGGCGTCGTGCGCGTCGATGGCGGCGATCATGACGGCGCTCTACTTCCACGCCCTGCGCCCCGAGGACCGGGTGGCGGTGAAGCCCCACGGCGGACCGCTGTTCCACGCGATCCAGTATCTGATGGGGCGTCAGAGCCGCGAGAAGCTGGAAGCCTTCCGCGGCTTCGGCGGCGCGCAGTCCTACCCCAGCCGTACCAAGGATGGCGCCGACGTCGATTTCTCCACCGGCTCGGTGGGGCTGGGGGTCGCCGTCACCGCGTTCGCCTCGCTGATCCAGGACTATCTCGCCGCCAAGCCGTGGGCGCGGCGCGCGCCGCTCGGGCGGATGGTGGCGCTGGTGGGCGACGCCGAACTCGACGAGGGCAACATCTACGAGTGCTTGCAGGAGGGGTGGAAGCACAATCTGCGCAACGTCTGGTGGGTGATCGACTACAACCGCCAGAGTCTCGACGGGGTGGTGCGCGAAGGTCTGTGGCAGCGCATCGAGGCGATCTTCCGCGGCTTCGGCTGGGAGGTGGTGATTCTGAAATACGGCGCGCTGCAACGCGCCGCATTCGCCGAGCCGGGCGGCGAGCGCCTGCGGCAGTGGATCGACGCCTGCCCGAATCCGCTCTATTCGGCGCTGTGCTTCCAGGGCGGCGCGGCGTGGCGCAAGCGCCTCGCGGCCGAGATCGGGGCGGAGATCGCGCCGCTGCTCGACCGCCGCAGCGACGACGAACTGGCGGCGCTGATGGCCGACCTCGGCGGGCACTGCCTCGAAACCCTGATCGACGCTTTCGACGCCGTCGACCACGACCGGCCGACGGTGTTCCTCGCCTACACCGTGAAAGGTTGGGGCACGCCGCTCGCCGGGCACAAGGACAATCACGCGGGGCTGATGACCCCGGCGCAGATGGCGGCGTTCCAGGCGTCGCTCGGGGTGCCCGAGGGGCGGGAGTGGGATCCCTTCGCGATCCCCGGCGACACCCCGGCGGTGCGCGCCGCGCTCGCCGCCGCGCCGTTCTTCCGCTCCGGCGCGCGGCGGTTCGCGGCGGCGAAGGTGGCGGCCCCGGAGCTCGCCGTGCCCGACGACCGGACGATCTCCACCCAGGCCGGGTTCGGCAAGATTCTCGACGCGCTGGCGGCGGGCGACGCGCCGCTCGCCGGGCGGATCGTCACCGCCTCGCCCGACGTCACCGTCTCCACCAACCTCGGGCCGTGGGTCAACCGCCGCGGCCTGTTCGCCCGCGAGCCGCGCGTCGACACCTTCCGCGAGGAGCATCTGCCGTCGACGCAGAAGTGGGGGTTCTCGCCGTCGGGCCAGCATCTCGAACTCGGAATTTCGGAGATGAACCTGTTCCTGCTGCTCGGTGCGGCGGGGCTTTCCCATTCCCTGTTCGGCGAGCGTCTGCTGCCGGTCGGCACCCTCTACGACCCGTTCGTCGCCCGCGGGCTCGACGCCCTCAACTACGCCTGCTATCAGGACGCCCGCTTCCTCGTCGTCGGCACGCCGTCGGGCGTGGCGCTCGCGCCCGAGGGCGGGGCGCACCAGTCGATCGCCCAGCCGCTGATCGGCATCAGCCAGGACGGACTCGCCGCCTTCGAGCCCGCGTTCGTCGACGAACTCGCGGTGATCCTGGCATGGGCGTTCGACTACCTGCAGCGCGACGGCGAGGGCGACCGCGACGAGCGCACCTGGCTGCGCGACGAGACCGGCGGCTCGGTCTACCTGCGCCTGTCCACCCGGCCGCTGGAGCAGCCGACCCGGCGCGCCGACGCGGCGTTCCGCCAGGGGGTGATCGACGGCGCGTACTGGCTGCGCGAGCCGGGGCCGAACGCCGACGTGGTGCTGGTCTATCAGGGAGCGGTCGCGCCCGAGGTGATCGCCGCCGCCGGACGGATCGGCGAGGCGCGGCGAGACATCGGCGTGCTCGCGGTGACCTCCGCCGACCGTCTCAACGCCGGGTGGACCGCCGCGCAACGGGCGCGCCGCCGCGGCCGCTCCGGGGCGCGCGGGCACATCGAGACCCTGCTCGCGCCGTTGCCCGCCCACTGCACCCTGGTGACGGCGATCGACGGCCATCCGGCGACGCTCGCCTGGCTCGGGGCGGTCGCCGGGCACCGCACAGTGCCGCTCGGCGTCGAGCACTTCGGCCAGTGCGGCACCATCGCCGATCTCTACCGCCATTACGGCATCGACGCCGCGGGCATCGCCCGCACCGTCGCCGGGTTGACGCCGGGCCGCGCCATCAACGCGCGGCCGCAGCGGTTCGACGTGGCGGGCTAG
- the nadX gene encoding putative L-aspartate dehydrogenase 3 (Evidence 3 : Function proposed based on presence of conserved amino acid motif, structural feature or limited homology) yields the protein MPTSALLRVAVAGLGAVGMQVARALADGIPGCAFAAASARDPDAARARLGFAPGVPLVPLADLATHADLVVECAPAPLMPEIVAPFLDAGRTAVVLSCAALLERPDLIARAAATGGRIVVPSGALGGLDALRAASEGNVASVALITSKPVAALAGAPYLAARGIDLAGLAAPLRVFAGSAREAAAAFPANVNVAAALALAGIGPDRTRVEVWADPALRRNRHRVEVVADSAEFTLEIENLPSENPRTSRIAALSAIAALRGLAAPLRVGG from the coding sequence ATGCCGACGTCCGCTCTCCTTCGCGTCGCCGTCGCCGGGCTCGGCGCGGTCGGCATGCAGGTCGCCCGCGCCCTGGCCGACGGCATCCCCGGATGCGCGTTCGCCGCCGCCTCCGCCCGCGATCCCGACGCGGCGCGGGCGCGTCTCGGCTTCGCGCCGGGGGTGCCGCTGGTGCCGCTCGCCGACCTCGCAACCCATGCCGATCTGGTGGTGGAGTGCGCGCCCGCGCCGTTGATGCCCGAAATCGTCGCGCCGTTTCTCGATGCCGGCCGCACCGCGGTGGTGCTCTCGTGCGCGGCGTTGCTGGAACGGCCGGACCTGATCGCGCGCGCCGCCGCGACCGGCGGACGGATCGTCGTTCCGTCCGGCGCGCTCGGCGGCCTCGACGCATTGCGTGCCGCGTCGGAGGGGAACGTCGCCTCGGTGGCGCTGATCACGTCCAAGCCGGTGGCGGCGCTTGCGGGCGCGCCGTATCTCGCGGCCCGGGGCATCGACCTTGCCGGGCTCGCCGCGCCTTTGCGGGTGTTCGCGGGCTCGGCGCGCGAGGCGGCGGCCGCGTTTCCCGCCAACGTCAACGTCGCCGCCGCGCTGGCGCTCGCCGGGATCGGCCCGGACCGCACCCGCGTCGAGGTGTGGGCGGATCCGGCGTTGCGGCGCAACCGGCATCGCGTCGAGGTGGTGGCCGACAGCGCCGAATTCACGCTCGAAATCGAGAATCTTCCCTCCGAGAACCCGCGCACCAGCCGCATCGCCGCCCTCTCGGCGATCGCGGCGTTGCGGGGGCTCGCCGCGCCGCTTCGCGTCGGCGGCTGA
- a CDS encoding Cyclic nucleotide-binding helix-turn-helix transcriptional activator, Crp family, protein MSHCFSLFDVLENPEHDEFFRSFTSRKIREREIVCDANSSENNVFVVLAGELRVYVSYEGREFTLFFLGPGDVFSTHSRMIVEAKKPGEILSTSLDNFKQALVRIPCLSISVIASLCQGLGNAVHVIEGLVFRDVKHRLIRFLVDVAADKGHAVEGGIVVNHDFSTEDIATIIGSTRQSTSLILNKLIKDGYLTRLSRRHLLIRDIDALKAAAEKEDEMPETWKPRAGGHP, encoded by the coding sequence GTGTCCCATTGCTTCAGCCTTTTCGACGTGCTCGAAAATCCCGAACACGACGAGTTCTTCCGGAGCTTCACCTCGCGCAAGATCCGGGAGCGGGAGATCGTCTGCGACGCCAACTCCTCGGAGAACAACGTCTTCGTGGTGCTGGCGGGCGAACTGCGGGTCTACGTCTCCTACGAAGGACGGGAGTTCACCCTCTTCTTCCTCGGGCCGGGCGACGTCTTCTCCACCCATTCGCGGATGATCGTCGAGGCGAAAAAGCCCGGCGAGATCCTCTCCACCAGTCTCGACAACTTCAAGCAGGCGCTGGTGCGCATTCCCTGCCTGTCGATTTCGGTGATCGCCAGCCTGTGCCAGGGCCTCGGCAACGCCGTCCACGTGATCGAGGGCTTGGTGTTCCGCGACGTCAAGCACCGGCTGATCCGCTTCCTCGTCGACGTCGCCGCCGACAAGGGCCACGCGGTGGAAGGCGGCATCGTCGTCAACCACGACTTCAGCACCGAGGACATCGCCACGATCATCGGCTCGACCCGCCAGTCGACGTCGCTGATCCTCAACAAGCTGATCAAGGATGGCTACCTCACCCGACTCAGCCGCCGTCATCTGCTGATCCGCGACATCGACGCGCTCAAGGCCGCCGCCGAGAAGGAGGACGAGATGCCGGAGACGTGGAAGCCGCGGGCGGGCGGGCACCCCTGA